ATCAAGCGAGCCGCGGGATCAGCTCGGCTTGGTGAGATTGAAGGTGTACGAGCCGCTGCCGCTGTACGAGTTCACTTCCCAGTAGTAGTAGCCGGCGGTGCCGCTGTAGGTGATGGTCTCGTCCGGCGACGCCGTCTCGGCGCGCGCGACGACGCTCCACGCCGAGCCGTTCCACTTGTAGAGCAGGAGGTCGAAGTCCACCCCCGCGGGGCCGTCCAGCACGCCCTTGTGGGTGCCCGACACCGTGCTCTGGTAGTAGGTGCCGTTCGGGTGGATGTCGTAGTCGCCCGCGCCCGTCAGGCTGCCGGTGTACGTGGTGCCGCCCGTCGGGGGAGGCGTGGTGCCGCCGCCGAAGATGCTGTACAGCAGGCGGTTGGGCGAGCCGGTGCCGGCGCTCGTCACCTTGTTGGGGGTGGAGTTGTTGATCAGCGCGCTGGCCACGCTGGCCGGCGACGCCGTCGTGTTGTTCTGCAGGTACAGCGCAGCCACGCCCGCCGTGTGCGGCGAAGCCATCGACGTGCCGCTGATGGTGTTGGTGGCGGTGGTGCTGGTGTACCACGAGCTGGTGATGTTGTTGCCCGGGGCGAAGATGTCGACGCAGCTGCCGAAGTTGCTGAACGAGGCACGCGCGTCGGTGTTCGTGGTGGCGCCCACCGTGATGGCGTTGGCCGCGCGGGCCGGCGACACGTTGCAGGCGTTCTGGTTCTCGTTGCCCGCGGCCACGACCACCGTGACGCCCGCGTTGTGCATGCGGTTCACCGCGTCGTCCGTGGCCGTGCTCGCGCCGCCGCCCAGCGACATGTTGGCCACGGCCGGCTTCACGTGGTTGCTGGCCACCCAGTCCATGCCCGCGATCACGCCCGAGTTGCTGCCGCTGCCGGCGCAGTCCAGCACGCGCACGGCGTACAGCTTCACGCCCTTGGCCACGCCGTACGTGGTGCCGCCGACGGTGCCGGCCACGTGCGTTCCGTGCCCGTTGCAGTCGGTGGTGCCGCGGCCGTCGGAGATGGCCGTGTACCCCGACACCGCGCGCCCGCCGAACTCGTTGTGGGTGGTCAGGATGCCGGTGTCGATGATGTACGCGTTCACGCCCGCGCCGGTCGGCGTGTAGTTGTAGGTGCTGTTCAGCGGAAGGTCACGCTGGTCGATGCGGTCCAGCCCCCACGTGGCGCCGCTCTGCGTGGCCGTGGCGGTGGTGATCTGGTCCTGCTCGATGTAGCTGACGCCTTCCTGGCGCTGCAGCGCGTTCAGCTGGCCCGCGTTCAGGGTGGCGGAAAAGCCGTTGAGCGCCGCGGTGTATACGAAGCGCGGGCTCACGCCGGCGATGGCGGCCACCGCGTTCGGGTTGGCGCCGTCCTTCAGCACCACGATGTACTGTCCTTCGATGCCGCGGCCCGCCGCCGCCGAAAGCAGGGGGGCGCCTCCGGGGGCACGTGCCGCCGTGTCGGTCGGTGACGAGTCCGAGCAGGCAGCCGCGAAGCCGAACATGGCGACGGCGGCGAGGGGGGAGAGCGTGCGCTTCATCAGGGTCCTCCAACAGGGTGAATCGGCGACGGCGGGGGCGCCGTGCCGCAGAGACGGGCCGCGCTCGCGGCCCGGAATGCCCGTTCTGCAACAGCCCGTACCTCGACCTGCCAAACGGGGAGGCAGCCGCCGGGGCATGCTGCCCGCGACCGCCTGCTCCGAGAGGCGCCACACGTATCGAGTGGCCTTCCTAAGGCACGCGGCGGGCCGCGCGCCTGAAATCGTTCAAGTGCCTTCCGTGCAACATGTTGAGGATTTCCAACGTGGCGTGGGGCGCGAGAGGAACGATGCAACTGCACCGGATTGGTGCACCGTTCCGGTGCGGATTCGGGACCGAAGTGCCATCGCATCCGGCGGGAAACGGATGGTGCACCACTTTGTACCCCGTTGACGGCGGGGGGCGGCGGGCGGAGATTCGTCCCGGAGCCTCCGCCCATCGCCCGACTGACGAGAAATGACTCACACCTCCATCGAGCCCACGGTCACCTTCCTGCGCGAGCGCTTCACCCGCGCGCCGCACGCCATCCTGGTGCTGGGCAGCGGCCTGGGCGGCCTGGCCGACGAGATCGAGGACGCCGTGCGCGTTCCCTTCGACGACATCCCCGGCTTTCCCCGCCGCACCCAGGCGCTGGCGGGGCACGCGGGGCAGCTGGTGGCCGGGCGGATGGAGGGGGTGGAGGTGGTGGCCATGCAGGGCCGCTTTCACCTGTACGAGGGATGGAAGCCGTCGGACGTGGCGCTGCCGGTGCGCGCGCTGGCGTCGCTGGGCGCCCGGTCCATGCTGCTGACCAACGCGGCGGGGGGGATCCGCCCCGGCTTCGTGCCCGGCGACCTGATGCTGATCGCCGACCACCTGAACCTGATGTTCCAGAACCCGCTGATCGGCGAGACTTTTCCGGGCGAAACGCGCTTCCCCGACATGTCGGACCCGTATGACGCCGGCTTCCGCCGCGCCGCCGAAGAGGTGGCGCGCGAGCTGAAGATCCCGGTTACCCAGGGCGTCTACGCCGGGCTGCTGGGGCCCACGTACGAGACCCCGGCCGAGGTGCGGATGCTGGGGCGGCTGGGTGCGGACGCGGTGGGGATGTCCACCGTGCCCGAGGTGATCGTGGCGCGGGCCATCGGGGTGAAGTGCCTGGGCATCTCCTGCATCACCAACCTGGCCGCGGGGCTCAGCGGGCAGGCGCTTTCGCACGACGAGGTGATGGAGGTGGGGGCGCAGGTGCGGGAGCGCCTGGTAGCCCTCGTTCGCGGCGTGCTCCCCCGCATCGCCCCGCTGAACCTGGCCTCCGAAGCCGCCAGCTGACCGGGGATTCATTCCCGGAACGCCTGTCGTTATCTTTCGCACGCTTCGCCGCTGAAACCTGGCGGCGAAGCGTTCCGTACACCTCCGCATTCGCGCATCCGCGCGCCCCGTCCGTCCGTCCCTTCCCCCGCGGCAGCACAAGGAGAACCCCGATGGGCACCAACGACACCATCATCGCCATGACCGCCATCGTCATGGGGATGCTTACGCTCCTGATCCCCATCACCGGCCTTACGGCGCGGTTCGCCCTGAAGCCGCTGATGGAGGCACTCGCCAAGTACCGCGAACTGCAGGGGCAGGACCAGGCGCAGCAGCTCCTGGAGCGCCGCATGGCCCTGCTGGAAGAGCAGCTTCACGGGATGGACCGCTCCATCCGCGACCTGGTGGACGAGTCGGATTTCCGCCGCCAGCTGGAGGGCGGCCGCGCACGGCAGGCGCTCCCCGTTTCGCGCATCGTCGCCGAGCCGCAGCCGGCCCTCGCCGCCGAGGCGCTTCTCGCCGAGCGCTGATCCGCCCGGCCTGCACATCGGCAGAAGGCCCGCCGCTCCCCCGGAGCGGCGGGCCTTTTTCGCATCCAGGATCTTCGGATGGACGGAGGGCGGGACGAGACTCTTGCGGGGGCGGCCGACGGATTGTATTCTGCGCGTTGAGAATCGTTCTCAATCTCAACCTACTCTGTGCGATGCGCCGGATCACCATAGCTGGACTCGGATGTTTGCTGTGCGCCGCCCCTGCCGCGGCCCAGGCTCCCCTCTCCACAGTCACGGCGGGAGCGGCGGAATGGGCCGTGAAGGGTGACACCTCGGCCGTCATCCACTTTTCCATCCGCCCGCAGCCGCTGGCGGATGCCCTGCGCGACTATGCCCGCCAGACGGCGCTCCGCGTGCGGGTGGACGTGGCGGCCGCCTCGGCCGGGCGGCAGGCATCCGGCGTTTCCGGCTCGCTGACCGCGGCCGAGGCGCTGCGCCGGCTGCTTGCCGGCACCGGGATGACGGCGCACTTCACCGACCGCGAAACGGTGGTGGTCACGGGGAGCGCGGCGGCGGGCGAGTGCGTGTACACGCTCACCACCCTTACCGTAGTGGGCCAGCGCAGCCGCGGGTACGGGGCGCCGCGCAGCAGCACCGCCACGCGCACCGATACGCCGCTGCGCGACACGCCGCAGTCCGTGAGCGTGGTGACGGCCGACGTGATCGCCGACCAGTCCATGCAGGGGATGGCCGACGT
The Longimicrobium sp. genome window above contains:
- a CDS encoding S8 family peptidase; the encoded protein is MKRTLSPLAAVAMFGFAAACSDSSPTDTAARAPGGAPLLSAAAGRGIEGQYIVVLKDGANPNAVAAIAGVSPRFVYTAALNGFSATLNAGQLNALQRQEGVSYIEQDQITTATATQSGATWGLDRIDQRDLPLNSTYNYTPTGAGVNAYIIDTGILTTHNEFGGRAVSGYTAISDGRGTTDCNGHGTHVAGTVGGTTYGVAKGVKLYAVRVLDCAGSGSNSGVIAGMDWVASNHVKPAVANMSLGGGASTATDDAVNRMHNAGVTVVVAAGNENQNACNVSPARAANAITVGATTNTDARASFSNFGSCVDIFAPGNNITSSWYTSTTATNTISGTSMASPHTAGVAALYLQNNTTASPASVASALINNSTPNKVTSAGTGSPNRLLYSIFGGGTTPPPTGGTTYTGSLTGAGDYDIHPNGTYYQSTVSGTHKGVLDGPAGVDFDLLLYKWNGSAWSVVARAETASPDETITYSGTAGYYYWEVNSYSGSGSYTFNLTKPS
- a CDS encoding purine-nucleoside phosphorylase → MTHTSIEPTVTFLRERFTRAPHAILVLGSGLGGLADEIEDAVRVPFDDIPGFPRRTQALAGHAGQLVAGRMEGVEVVAMQGRFHLYEGWKPSDVALPVRALASLGARSMLLTNAAGGIRPGFVPGDLMLIADHLNLMFQNPLIGETFPGETRFPDMSDPYDAGFRRAAEEVARELKIPVTQGVYAGLLGPTYETPAEVRMLGRLGADAVGMSTVPEVIVARAIGVKCLGISCITNLAAGLSGQALSHDEVMEVGAQVRERLVALVRGVLPRIAPLNLASEAAS